A genomic stretch from Hemicordylus capensis ecotype Gifberg chromosome 1, rHemCap1.1.pri, whole genome shotgun sequence includes:
- the KCNJ11 gene encoding ATP-sensitive inward rectifier potassium channel 11, which yields MLSRKGLIPDEYVLTRLAEDVPDHARYRARERRARFVGKNGTCNVAHKNIREQGRFLQDVFTTLVDLKWPHTLLIFTMSFLCSWLLFAMIWWLIAFAHGDLHQSTRIHLQGANGGLGAAAVEFVPCVTDIHSFTSAFLFSIEVQVTIGFGGRMMTEECPAAILILIIQNIVGQVINAIMLGCIFMKTAQAHRRAETLIFSKHAVIALRESKLCFMMRVGDLRKSMIISATIRMQVVKKTNSLEGEVVPLNQIDIQMENPVGGNSIFLVSPLIIYHVIDKNSPLYDVAPANLHHHEDLEVIVILEGVVETTGITTQARTSYLADEILWGERFVPIVTEEDGQYSVDYSKFGNTVKVPTPNCTARQLDEDRSIMDSISLSPKGTIRKRSIRLKPKFSIADEPS from the coding sequence ATGCTGTCCAGGAAGGGGCTCATCCCGGACGAGTATGTCCTGACCCGGCTGGCCGAGGATGTCCCCGATCACGCCCGTTACCGTGCCCGGGAGAGGAGGGCCAGGTTCGTGGGCAAGAACGGCACGTGCAATGTGGCGCACAAGAACATCCGGGAGCAGGGCCGCTTCCTGCAGGACGTCTTCACCACGCTGGTGGACCTTAAGTGGCCTCACACGCTGCTCATCTTCACCATGTCCTTCCTGTGCAGTTGGCTGCTGTTCGCCATGATCTGGTGGCTCATCGCCTTTGCTCACGGGGACTTGCACCAGAGCACCAGGATACACCTGCAAGGTGCCAACGGGGGGTTGGGGGCGGCAGCGGTGGAATTTGTGCCCTGTGTCACTGACATCCACTCCTTCACCTCGGCTTTCCTCTTCTCCATCGAGGTGCAGGTGACCATCGGCTTTGGGGGCCGCATGATGACTGAGGAGTGCCCAGCTGCTATCCTCATACTTATTATACAGAACATTGTGGGGCAGGTGATCAATGCCATCATGCTGGGCTGCATCTTCATGAAGACTGCCCAAGCACACCGCCGGGCAGAGACGCTCATCTTCAGCAAGCATGCTGTGATTGCCCTCAGGGAGAGCAAACTCTGCTTCATGATGCGGGTTGGTGATCTGCGCAAGAGCATGATCATCAGCGCCACCATCCGTATGCAAGTGGTGAAGAAAACTAACTCCCTGGAGGGTGAGGTGGTGCCCCTCAACCAGATAGACATTCAGATGGAGAACCCAGTAGGGGGCAACAGCATCTTCCTGGTCTCCCCACTCATCATCTACCATGTGATAGACAAGAACAGTCCTCTGTACGATGTTGCCCCAGCCAATCTCCACCACCATGAAGATCTGGAAGTGATAGTCATCCTGGAAGGGGTGGTGGAAACAACTGGCATCACCACCCAAGCCAGGACATCCTATTTGGCTGATGAGATCCTTTGGGGAGAAAGGTTTGTGCCTATTGTGACAGAAGAGGATGGCCAGTACTCAGTAGACTACTCCAAGTTTGGCAACACGGTGAAGGTGCCCACTCCTAACTGCACTGCTAGGCAACTGGATGAAGACAGGAGCATTATGGACTCCATCTCCTTGTCACCTAAGGGCACCATTAGGAAAAGGTCTATTAGGTTGAAACCCAAATTTAGTATAGCTGATGAGCCTTCCTGA